Proteins from a single region of Apium graveolens cultivar Ventura chromosome 7, ASM990537v1, whole genome shotgun sequence:
- the LOC141671072 gene encoding putative inactive receptor kinase At1g48480, which translates to MGALVLLLVLTVSFTSVTSDLAGDRAALLSLRAAVSGRTLLWDAAKTDPCQWTGVHCDGNRVTALRLPGVSVSGELPAGIFGNLTELRTLSLRFNALTGELPGDLGKCVGLRNLYLQGNRFSGELPEFLFALENLVRLNLAENNFSGRIPSGINKMTRLKTLYLEKNMFVGSVPDLDIIGPNLGQFNVSFNSLNGSIPKSLESMPVSSFFGTELCGKPLKNDCVDSKNISIDGGNVGKKDDDGGLSGGAIAGIVIGSVVGVLILIVLVFVCCRKKRSKKTSSVDVANVAHVKSREAEDEKMAEIGGGGNGFSVAAAAAAAMMGTGKVDTVNSGANKKLVFFGNVVGRDKMFDLEDLLRASAEVLGKGTFGTAYKAVLEAGIVVAVKRLKDVTISEKEFREKIEAVGAMDHDNLVPLKAYYYSREEKLLVYDYMPMGSLSALLHGNKGSGRTPLNWELRSNIALGAARGIEYLHSQGPNVSHGNIKSSNVLITKTNEARVSDFGLAHLVGASATPNRIAGYRAPEVTDSHKVSQKADVYSFGVLLLELLTGKAPTHALLNEEGVDLPRWVQSIVREEWSSEVFDLELLRYQNVEDEMVQLLQLAIDCAAQFPDQRPTMSEVTRQIEALCRSNVLDDQNPKPDIY; encoded by the exons ATGGGTGCTCTTGTGCTTCTGTTAGTTTTAACGGTTTCCTTTACTTCCGTTACTTCAGATCTCGCCGGAGACAGAGCCGCACTTTTATCTCTCCGAGCCGCCGTCTCTGGCCGGACTTTACTCTGGGACGCAGCCAAAACAGACCCTTGTCAGTGGACTGGGGTCCACTGTGATGGAAACAGAGTTACGGCGCTTCGTCTCCCCGGAGTttcagtttccggcgaacttcctGCCGGAATTTTTGGGAACTTGACGGAGCTCCGGACACTAAGTCTCCGGTTCAATGCACTCACTGGTGAACTTCCTGGTGACCTAGGGAAGTGTGTGGGCCTCCGGAATTTGTACTTGCAAGGTAATAGATTTTCCGGCGAGCTGCCGGAATTTTTGTTTGCGCTTGAAAATCTTGTAAGATTGAATCTTGCTGAGAATAATTTTTCGGGTCGGATCCCAAGTGGGATTAATAAAATGACCCGGTTGAAAACTTTGTATCTTGAGAAGAATATGTTTGTTGGGTCAGTTCCTGATCTTGATATAATTGGGCCTAATTTAGGTCAGTTTAATGTGTCGTTTAATTCGCTTAACGGGTCGATTCCAAAGAGTTTAGAGTCAATGCCTGTTAGTTCTTTTTTTGGTACTGAATTATGTGGTAAGCCTTTGAAAAATGATTGTGTTGATTCTAAGAACATAAGTATTGACGGTGGGAATGTTGGGAAGAAGGATGACGATGGGGGTTTATCGGGTGGGGCGATTGCGGGTATTGTGATTGGAAGTGTGGTtggggttttgattttgattgtGCTTGTCTTTGTTTGTTGTCGAAAGAAGAGGAGTAAGAAGACTAGTTCGGTTGATGTCGCGAATGTGGCACATGTTAAGAGTCGGGAGGCGGAAGATGAGAAAATGGCGGAGATTGGTGGGGGTGGGAATGGGTTTTCGGTTGCTGCagctgctgctgctgcgatgaTGGGGACAGGGAAGGTGGATACTGTGAATAGTGGTGCAAATAAGAAGTTGGTATTTTTCGGGAATGTGGTAGGGAGGGATAAGATGTTTGATTTGGAAGATTTGTTGAGGGCTTCTGCTGAGGTTTTGGGGAAGGGTACATTTGGAACTGCGTATAAGGCTGTTTTGGAAGCTGGAATTGTAGTGGCTGTGAAGAGGTTGAAAGATGTGACGATATCTGAGAAAGAGTTTAGGGAGAAGATTGAAGCGGTTGGAGCTATGGATCATGATAATTTGGTTCCGCTTAAGGCCTATTATTATAGCAGGGAGGAGAAGCTTCTTGTATACGATTATATGCCAATGGGGAGTTTATCTGCACTTCTGCATG GAAACAAAGGATCTGGTAGGACTCCTTTGAATTGGGAACTCAGATCTAACATTGCTCTCGGAGCTGCTAGAGGCATTGAGTACCTGCATTCCCAAGGTCCTAATGTCTCCCATGGGAACATTAAATCATCAAATGTCCTTATTACCAAGACCAACGAAGCTCGTGTCTCAGATTTTGGACTAGCTCACCTCGTGGGAGCCTCAGCCACTCCCAACCGCATTGCTGGCTATCGTGCTCCTGAGGTAACCGACTCTCACAAAGTCTCACAGAAGGCTGATGTTTATAGCTTTGGTGTGTTGCTTTTGGAGCTTCTTACAGGAAAAGCCCCCACTCACGCCCTATTAAACGAGGAAGGTGTTGATCTTCCGAGATGGGTACAATCAATAGTGAGAGAGGAATGGAGCTCAGAAGTCTTTGATCTTGAACTCCTCAGATACCAGAATGTCGAGGATGAAATGGTTCAGCTATTGCAGCTAGCTATAGATTGTGCAGCTCAGTTCCCTGATCAACGGCCAACAATGTCAGAAGTCACCCGGCAGATTGAGGCACTATGTCGATCAAACGTTCTCGATGATCAAAATCCAAAACCCGATATCTACTAG